One Cupriavidus taiwanensis LMG 19424 DNA segment encodes these proteins:
- a CDS encoding RtcB family protein: MAGKTQYDVLDTGAGKPVKLWTRGVPVEGAAREQLLNTARMPFIFRHLAVMPDVHLGKGSTIGSVIPTVGAVIPAAVGVDIGCGMMAVKTSLTASDLPDHLGQLRSAIEHAVPHGRSAQGGRRDQGAWGNAPAHVDAAWAEMAPGFRRITDKYPHLARTNHRNHLGTLGTGNHFIEVCLDEAQSVWFMLHSGSRGVGNAIGTTFITLAQQDMRQHLANLPDRDLAYLVEGSTHYEDYIFAVSWAQAYARRNRELMMEAVLAAAQRVLRKPFQAQLEAVNCHHNYVQKEHHFGADVLVTRKGAVSARAGELGIIPGSMGARSFIVRGKGNPESFCSCSHGAGRTMSRSEAKRRFTVADQKQATEGVECRKDAAVIDEIPMAYKDIDAVMAAQADLVEVVHTLRQVVCVKG, encoded by the coding sequence ATGGCAGGCAAGACCCAATACGACGTACTGGACACCGGCGCCGGCAAGCCGGTCAAGCTGTGGACGCGCGGCGTGCCGGTGGAGGGTGCCGCGCGCGAGCAACTGCTGAATACGGCGCGGATGCCGTTTATCTTCCGCCATCTCGCGGTGATGCCGGACGTACATCTGGGCAAGGGGTCGACCATCGGCTCGGTGATCCCGACCGTCGGCGCCGTCATTCCCGCGGCGGTAGGCGTCGATATCGGCTGCGGCATGATGGCGGTGAAGACCTCGCTAACCGCCTCGGACCTGCCCGACCACCTGGGCCAGCTGCGCAGCGCGATCGAGCATGCCGTGCCGCATGGCCGCAGTGCGCAGGGCGGGCGGCGCGACCAAGGTGCCTGGGGCAATGCGCCAGCGCACGTCGATGCCGCGTGGGCCGAAATGGCGCCGGGTTTTCGCCGCATCACCGACAAATACCCGCACCTGGCGCGCACCAACCATCGCAATCACCTGGGCACGCTCGGCACCGGCAATCACTTTATCGAGGTGTGCCTGGACGAGGCTCAGTCGGTCTGGTTCATGCTTCACAGCGGCTCGCGGGGCGTCGGCAATGCCATCGGCACGACCTTCATCACGCTGGCGCAGCAGGACATGCGCCAGCACCTGGCCAACCTGCCTGACCGCGACCTGGCTTACCTGGTGGAAGGCTCCACGCACTACGAGGACTACATCTTCGCCGTGTCATGGGCGCAGGCCTACGCGCGCCGCAACCGCGAGCTGATGATGGAGGCGGTGCTGGCCGCGGCGCAGCGGGTGCTGCGCAAGCCGTTCCAGGCGCAACTGGAAGCGGTGAACTGCCACCACAACTACGTGCAGAAGGAACACCACTTCGGCGCCGACGTGCTGGTCACGCGCAAGGGCGCGGTCAGCGCGCGCGCCGGCGAACTGGGCATCATCCCGGGCTCGATGGGAGCGCGCTCATTCATCGTGCGCGGCAAGGGCAACCCGGAGTCGTTCTGCTCCTGCAGCCACGGCGCGGGCCGCACCATGAGCCGCAGCGAGGCCAAGCGCCGCTTCACCGTGGCCGACCAGAAGCAGGCCACCGAAGGGGTGGAGTGCCGCAAGGACGCCGCCGTGATCGACGAGATCCCGATGGCGTACAAGGACATCGACGCGGTGATGGCAGCGCAGGCTGACCTGGTGGAGGTCGTGCATACGCTGCGGCAGGTGGTGTGCGTGAAGGGATAG
- a CDS encoding Bug family tripartite tricarboxylate transporter substrate binding protein: protein MKPIVQAVFFSTAVLANAAAFAADTYPGNKPIKIVAAFSAGSATDTSARILAEELRKDLGTTVVVENRPGAQGVIGTEYAVKSPKDGYTLTISSSSINSINPGLIKDLPYDATRDFTHIARLTTMPALLLVRNDSDIKTVAQLVERGKSGKLNFGYGSPGGQVAAEAFNRIAGIQAVGVSYKSQPPALTDLAGGQIDYVVGDLSVATALMRGGKIRALAVSTEHRLPEWKNVPTFAESGFKSYDLVFWVGLAGPAGMSQEVVQRLNASVNKALARPEVRERFMGMGMEVAPNGVEAQQQFVRAQLQSWAARMKEANIKPE, encoded by the coding sequence ATGAAGCCCATCGTTCAGGCCGTCTTTTTCAGTACCGCGGTGTTGGCCAATGCAGCGGCCTTCGCGGCGGACACATATCCGGGCAACAAGCCCATCAAGATTGTTGCGGCGTTCTCGGCCGGCAGCGCCACCGACACCAGCGCGCGCATTCTTGCGGAAGAGCTCCGCAAGGACCTGGGGACAACTGTAGTTGTTGAGAACCGCCCCGGTGCCCAGGGCGTCATCGGGACCGAATACGCGGTCAAGTCACCAAAGGACGGCTACACGCTGACCATCTCCAGCAGCTCCATCAATTCGATCAATCCCGGGCTGATCAAGGACCTTCCGTACGACGCGACGCGAGACTTCACCCACATTGCGCGCCTCACCACGATGCCGGCGTTGCTGCTGGTTCGTAACGACAGCGATATCAAGACCGTGGCGCAGCTTGTGGAACGCGGCAAGAGCGGCAAGCTGAACTTTGGCTATGGCTCGCCGGGTGGCCAGGTGGCGGCGGAAGCGTTCAACCGGATTGCCGGTATCCAGGCCGTTGGTGTCTCCTACAAGAGCCAGCCTCCGGCGCTGACTGACCTGGCTGGCGGACAGATCGACTATGTCGTCGGCGACCTGTCGGTCGCAACGGCGCTGATGAGGGGAGGAAAGATCCGCGCGCTTGCTGTCAGCACGGAACATCGCCTGCCCGAGTGGAAGAACGTCCCCACATTTGCGGAATCGGGCTTCAAGTCCTACGACCTCGTCTTCTGGGTCGGTCTTGCCGGGCCGGCAGGGATGTCACAGGAAGTCGTGCAGCGCCTGAATGCGTCGGTCAACAAGGCACTGGCCCGGCCTGAGGTGCGCGAGCGCTTCATGGGCATGGGCATGGAGGTCGCGCCCAACGGGGTCGAAGCCCAGCAGCAATTTGTGCGCGCGCAGCTGCAAAGCTGGGCGGCCCGGATGAAGGAGGCGAATATCAAGCCGGAGTGA